One stretch of Pseudomonas fluorescens Q2-87 DNA includes these proteins:
- the ccmD gene encoding heme exporter protein CcmD, which produces MSFASFGDFLAMGHHGLYVWSAYGICLAVVALNVAVPILARKRYLQQEARRLRRENGQ; this is translated from the coding sequence ATGAGTTTCGCTTCATTCGGCGATTTCCTCGCCATGGGCCATCATGGCCTGTATGTCTGGTCAGCCTACGGCATCTGCCTGGCGGTCGTGGCCCTCAACGTGGCGGTGCCGATCCTGGCCCGCAAGCGGTATCTGCAACAAGAGGCGCGTCGTCTGCGCCGGGAGAACGGTCAGTGA
- a CDS encoding heme ABC transporter permease: protein MNWTWFHKLGSPKWFYGISGKLLPWLSVAALLLIGSGVVWGLAFAPPDYQQGNSFRIIYIHVPTAMLAQSIYVMLAVCGVVGLVWKMKLADVALQCAAPIGAWMTAVALVTGAIWGKPTWGSWWVWDARLTSMLILLFLYFGLIALGNAISNRDSAAKACAVLAIVGVINIPIIKYSVEWWNTLHQGATFTLTEKPAMPVEMWLPLLLTVLGFYCFFGAVLLLRMRLEVLKRESRASWVKAEVQNSLEAAR from the coding sequence ATGAACTGGACCTGGTTTCATAAGCTCGGCTCACCCAAGTGGTTCTACGGCATCAGCGGCAAGTTGTTGCCTTGGTTGAGCGTCGCTGCTCTGCTGCTGATTGGCTCCGGCGTGGTCTGGGGCCTGGCGTTCGCGCCGCCGGATTACCAGCAAGGCAACAGCTTTCGCATCATTTATATCCACGTTCCCACCGCGATGCTGGCCCAGTCTATCTACGTGATGCTGGCGGTGTGCGGCGTGGTCGGGCTGGTGTGGAAAATGAAACTGGCCGACGTCGCCCTGCAATGCGCCGCGCCCATTGGCGCCTGGATGACGGCGGTGGCGCTGGTCACTGGCGCGATCTGGGGCAAGCCGACCTGGGGTTCATGGTGGGTCTGGGATGCCCGACTGACGTCGATGCTTATCCTGCTGTTCCTGTACTTCGGTCTTATTGCGTTGGGCAACGCCATCAGCAATCGTGACAGCGCCGCCAAGGCGTGTGCGGTGCTGGCGATTGTCGGGGTGATCAACATCCCGATCATCAAGTATTCGGTGGAGTGGTGGAACACCCTGCACCAGGGCGCGACCTTCACCCTCACGGAAAAACCGGCGATGCCCGTCGAAATGTGGCTGCCGCTGTTGCTCACGGTGCTGGGTTTCTATTGTTTCTTCGGCGCGGTGCTGCTGCTGCGCATGCGCCTGGAAGTGCTCAAGCGTGAATCCCGCGCCAGTTGGGTGAAGGCCGAAGTACAGAACAGCCTGGAGGCCGCTCGATGA
- the ccmB gene encoding heme exporter protein CcmB encodes MSVFGLLLAREARLLFRRPAELANPLVFFAIVIALFPLAVGPETQLLQTLSPGLVWVAALLSVLLSLDGLFRSDFEDGSLEQWVLSSHPLALLVLAKVLAHWVFSGLALVLLSPLLAMMLGLPAACMPVLLVSLLLGTPVLSLLGAVGAALTVGLKRGGLLLALLILPLYIPVLILGSGALQAALQGMPATGYLLWLGSLTALAITLTPFAIAAGLKISVGE; translated from the coding sequence ATGAGTGTGTTTGGCTTGTTACTGGCCCGCGAGGCGCGCCTGCTGTTCCGTCGTCCGGCGGAACTGGCCAACCCCTTGGTGTTCTTTGCGATCGTCATCGCACTGTTCCCATTGGCGGTCGGCCCGGAGACTCAATTGTTGCAAACCTTGTCTCCAGGACTGGTCTGGGTGGCAGCGCTTTTGTCGGTCCTGCTCTCGCTGGACGGGCTTTTCCGCAGTGATTTCGAAGACGGTTCCCTGGAGCAGTGGGTCCTTTCGTCGCACCCCCTGGCCCTTCTGGTTTTAGCCAAGGTACTGGCACACTGGGTTTTTTCCGGCCTGGCGCTGGTACTGCTTTCGCCGTTGCTGGCGATGATGCTGGGCTTGCCTGCCGCCTGCATGCCAGTGCTGCTGGTGTCGCTGCTGCTGGGCACACCGGTACTGAGCTTGCTCGGTGCGGTGGGCGCGGCATTGACGGTGGGATTGAAGCGTGGCGGTCTGTTGCTGGCCTTGCTGATCCTGCCGCTGTATATCCCGGTATTGATCCTGGGCAGCGGTGCCTTGCAGGCGGCGTTGCAGGGCATGCCGGCGACCGGTTATCTGCTGTGGCTCGGGAGCCTGACCGCCCTGGCGATAACCCTGACACCCTTTGCAATAGCCGCTGGCCTGAAGATCAGCGTCGGCGAATAA
- the ccmA gene encoding cytochrome c biogenesis heme-transporting ATPase CcmA: MTSPLLQTVGLACERDLRLLFENLELRLSQGDMVQVSGPNGSGKTSLLRLLAGLMQPTAGQVLLNGQPLQDQRSELARNLLWIGHAAGIKDLLTPEENLSWLCALHQPASRDAIWQALATVGLRGFEDVPCHTLSAGQQRRVALARLYLDSPPLWILDEPFTALDKQGVAQLEEHLARHCEKGGMVLLTTHHTLSRIPSGYRSIDLGTWAL; this comes from the coding sequence TTGACCAGTCCTCTTTTGCAAACCGTCGGCCTCGCCTGTGAGCGAGACTTGCGGCTGCTTTTCGAAAATCTCGAATTGAGACTCTCCCAAGGCGATATGGTGCAAGTCAGTGGCCCCAACGGCAGCGGCAAGACCAGCCTGTTGCGCCTGTTGGCCGGGTTGATGCAACCGACCGCCGGCCAGGTATTGCTCAATGGCCAGCCCTTGCAGGACCAGCGCAGCGAATTGGCGCGCAACCTGCTCTGGATCGGCCACGCCGCTGGGATCAAGGACCTGCTGACGCCCGAGGAAAACCTCAGCTGGCTCTGCGCCCTGCATCAACCGGCCAGTCGCGACGCCATCTGGCAGGCGTTGGCGACGGTGGGGTTGCGCGGTTTCGAAGACGTGCCGTGCCACACCCTTTCCGCCGGTCAGCAGCGTCGCGTGGCCCTGGCCCGTCTGTACCTGGACAGCCCGCCACTGTGGATCCTCGACGAGCCTTTCACCGCGCTGGATAAACAGGGCGTGGCGCAGTTGGAGGAGCACTTGGCGCGGCACTGCGAAAAGGGCGGCATGGTGCTCTTGACCACTCACCACACCTTGTCGCGGATACCATCCGGCTATCGCAGCATCGATCTGGGAACCTGGGCCTTATGA
- a CDS encoding flagellar hook-length control protein FliK, with the protein MTGDMNILPLPQATATTRMPAVSGELLKLLTPAEGLIGSGQTAQAEVLSLKQADQTFQLLLKVTLESGRQTTVQATSTQPLPQGTSLAVTQPSASNLAIAVQQAVASSVATLTRIDTAQLPVGTLLQGKVLTSQPLPQLPGQPAVYRSLVSLLNTAQAGATLDIDSPQPLRIGTLLSAQVQDAQTLKFVPLSNRQEQLAVSQQLVNQVSRQGSLDSLITVLQNLPTTDDTGTELRAAVTRLLAGLPDIQQLSTPKGLAQAMIASGAFLESKLLAGQPPSLAPDMKGDLLKLIAQLTPAPPASTNLTAIIAANTMAQVLPSFVRSALGMLGQVSAKPQPTSFPLPSRQLKEQDEEGDLQHLLRLAAAAVSRLQSHQLSSLEQTGLTDDGRLMSTWQLEIPMRNLQDIVPLQVKFQREETPPREQQPNERREERETKQQLWRVELAFDMEPLGPLQVQVQLLSGSLSSQLWAQRPYTASLIESNLTALRERLVTCGLNVGDLDCHLGTPPQGPKTRLEQRWVDETA; encoded by the coding sequence ATGACAGGCGACATGAACATCCTGCCGCTGCCTCAGGCCACGGCAACGACGCGTATGCCGGCGGTCAGTGGCGAGCTGCTCAAGCTGCTGACGCCGGCCGAAGGCCTGATCGGCTCCGGCCAGACCGCCCAGGCCGAAGTGCTGTCGCTCAAGCAGGCCGACCAGACTTTCCAGCTGCTGCTCAAGGTCACCCTGGAGAGCGGCCGCCAGACCACGGTGCAAGCCACCAGCACCCAACCGCTGCCGCAGGGCACCAGCCTGGCCGTGACCCAACCGTCCGCCAGCAACCTGGCGATCGCGGTGCAGCAGGCCGTCGCTTCCAGTGTCGCCACCCTGACCCGCATCGACACAGCGCAATTGCCGGTCGGCACCTTGTTGCAAGGCAAGGTGCTCACCAGCCAGCCATTGCCTCAATTACCCGGGCAACCGGCGGTGTATCGGTCATTGGTGAGCCTGCTCAATACCGCCCAGGCCGGCGCGACCCTGGACATCGACAGCCCCCAGCCATTGCGCATCGGCACGCTGTTGAGCGCCCAGGTGCAGGATGCCCAGACGCTCAAGTTCGTGCCCTTGAGCAACCGCCAGGAACAATTGGCAGTGAGCCAGCAACTGGTCAACCAAGTGAGCCGCCAGGGCTCGCTGGACAGCCTGATCACCGTATTGCAGAACCTGCCTACCACCGACGACACCGGCACCGAACTGCGCGCTGCGGTCACACGACTGCTGGCCGGCCTGCCGGATATCCAGCAATTGAGCACGCCCAAGGGACTGGCCCAAGCCATGATCGCCAGCGGCGCGTTTCTGGAAAGCAAATTACTGGCTGGACAGCCGCCAAGCCTGGCACCGGACATGAAAGGCGACCTGCTGAAATTGATCGCGCAGTTGACCCCGGCCCCGCCTGCTTCCACCAACCTCACTGCAATCATCGCCGCCAATACAATGGCCCAGGTGTTGCCCAGTTTCGTGCGCAGCGCCTTGGGAATGCTCGGCCAGGTCAGCGCCAAGCCGCAACCCACCAGCTTCCCCCTGCCCTCGCGTCAATTGAAGGAGCAGGACGAGGAAGGCGATTTGCAGCATCTGCTGCGCCTGGCCGCCGCCGCCGTATCGCGCTTGCAAAGTCATCAACTGTCGAGCCTGGAGCAGACCGGCCTGACTGACGACGGTCGGCTGATGAGCACTTGGCAATTGGAAATCCCGATGCGCAACCTGCAGGACATCGTGCCTTTGCAGGTCAAGTTCCAGCGCGAGGAAACGCCGCCCAGAGAGCAGCAGCCAAACGAGCGCCGGGAAGAACGCGAAACGAAACAGCAACTCTGGCGCGTCGAGCTGGCGTTCGACATGGAACCGCTTGGGCCGTTGCAGGTTCAGGTCCAGCTACTGAGCGGCAGCCTGTCGAGCCAGTTATGGGCACAACGGCCATATACCGCGAGCCTGATCGAAAGCAACCTGACCGCACTGCGCGAGCGCCTCGTGACGTGCGGCCTGAACGTTGGCGACCTGGATTGCCACCTCGGCACTCCGCCGCAAGGCCCCAAGACTCGCCTGGAACAACGCTGGGTGGATGAAACCGCATGA
- a CDS encoding EscU/YscU/HrcU family type III secretion system export apparatus switch protein, protein MTTHTEPRQAIALKYDGHHAPTLTAKGDEALAEEILRIARDSEVPIYENAELVKLLARMELGDSIPEELYRTIAEIIAFAWNLKGKFPQGHDPNAPSVEKDVTERGDDY, encoded by the coding sequence ATGACGACCCATACCGAACCCCGCCAGGCCATCGCCCTCAAGTACGACGGCCACCATGCCCCGACGCTCACCGCCAAGGGCGACGAAGCCCTGGCCGAGGAAATCCTGCGGATCGCCCGGGACAGCGAAGTACCGATTTATGAAAATGCCGAGTTGGTGAAATTGCTGGCTCGCATGGAACTGGGCGATAGCATCCCGGAAGAGCTGTACCGCACAATCGCCGAGATCATCGCGTTTGCCTGGAACCTGAAGGGCAAATTCCCCCAGGGTCATGACCCAAATGCGCCGAGCGTTGAGAAAGACGTGACCGAGCGTGGGGATGATTACTGA
- a CDS encoding DUF2802 domain-containing protein codes for MILEVAVIVLFLFWAGTLAMFLAYIRGQRQIAAQQAQGDALRDQRIKDLAKRVDDYQNGTVRMGEALHELRAVVAPLPDKLAQLEQRDPSSLSFAQAARLVGMGASVDELTQACGLTQAEAELMSKLHKGG; via the coding sequence TTGATTCTTGAGGTTGCAGTCATTGTCCTGTTCCTTTTCTGGGCAGGCACGCTGGCGATGTTTTTGGCGTACATACGCGGCCAGCGTCAAATAGCCGCTCAGCAGGCCCAGGGCGATGCGCTGCGCGATCAGCGCATCAAGGACCTGGCCAAGCGCGTCGACGATTACCAGAACGGCACCGTGCGCATGGGCGAAGCACTCCATGAGCTGCGTGCCGTGGTCGCGCCGTTGCCCGACAAACTCGCCCAACTGGAACAGCGCGACCCCTCCAGCCTGTCCTTCGCCCAGGCAGCCCGCCTGGTGGGCATGGGCGCCAGTGTCGACGAACTGACCCAGGCCTGTGGCTTGACCCAGGCCGAAGCGGAATTGATGAGCAAGTTGCACAAGGGCGGCTAA
- a CDS encoding chemotaxis protein CheW codes for MNDKASSLKGSEDPILQWVTFKLDNETYGINVMRVQEVLRYTEIAPVPGAPSYVLGIINLRGNVVTVIDTRQRFGLSSTEVNDNTRIVIIEADKQVVGILVDSVAEVVYLRQSEIETAPNVGNEESAKFIQGVCNKNNELLILVELEKMMSEEEWSELESI; via the coding sequence ATGAATGATAAGGCGTCGTCTCTCAAGGGTTCCGAAGATCCGATTTTGCAATGGGTAACCTTCAAGCTCGATAACGAAACCTACGGCATCAATGTGATGCGCGTACAGGAAGTGCTGCGCTATACCGAGATCGCCCCGGTTCCAGGTGCACCAAGCTATGTGCTGGGCATCATCAACCTGCGTGGCAACGTGGTAACGGTGATCGATACTCGCCAGCGTTTCGGCCTGAGCTCTACCGAGGTCAACGACAACACCCGTATCGTGATCATCGAGGCGGACAAGCAAGTGGTCGGTATCCTCGTCGACAGCGTCGCCGAAGTGGTTTACTTGCGTCAGTCGGAAATCGAAACCGCGCCTAACGTCGGTAACGAGGAATCGGCCAAGTTCATCCAGGGCGTTTGCAACAAGAACAACGAGTTGCTGATCCTGGTCGAGCTTGAAAAAATGATGAGCGAAGAAGAGTGGTCGGAACTGGAGAGTATCTGA
- a CDS encoding CheW domain-containing protein, which translates to MNRPIKTTSRPQMALQSYLDGLLQEATEELPPEPSVIEALPETVQAPGELDEFQAAVLEEQARDAQVTVLTAAVEAAFVKPPVAVMDAPAPILAPVSTVAPLLQGLVTPVVEIHLPPSTPPPPVPGDDRPAWAAEPFECLLFDVAGLTLAVPLVCLGSIYSLAGQELTPLFGQPEWFLGILPSQAGNLKVLDTARWVMPDRYRDDFRQGLQYVISVQGYEWGLAVHQVSRSLRLDPNEIKWRSHRGQRPWLAGTVIEHMCALLDVSELAELIASGGAKHLGGTKPVQKPK; encoded by the coding sequence ATGAACCGGCCGATAAAGACGACCTCGCGTCCGCAAATGGCCCTGCAGTCCTATCTGGACGGGCTGTTGCAGGAAGCGACCGAAGAATTGCCACCTGAGCCGAGCGTGATCGAGGCATTGCCCGAAACCGTTCAGGCCCCGGGTGAGTTGGATGAATTTCAAGCCGCCGTGCTCGAAGAGCAGGCCCGTGACGCGCAGGTGACTGTGTTGACCGCGGCGGTCGAGGCAGCGTTCGTCAAGCCGCCAGTGGCGGTAATGGACGCGCCAGCGCCGATCCTGGCGCCGGTCTCGACCGTTGCACCGTTACTGCAGGGGCTGGTGACGCCGGTGGTGGAAATCCACCTGCCGCCGAGCACTCCGCCGCCGCCGGTGCCGGGCGATGACCGTCCGGCCTGGGCCGCCGAGCCGTTCGAGTGCCTGTTGTTCGATGTGGCCGGGTTGACCCTGGCGGTGCCGCTGGTATGCCTGGGATCGATTTATTCCCTGGCCGGGCAAGAACTGACGCCGTTGTTCGGCCAGCCGGAATGGTTCCTCGGAATCCTGCCGAGCCAGGCCGGCAACCTGAAGGTGCTGGATACCGCGCGATGGGTGATGCCGGACCGTTATCGCGATGATTTTCGCCAGGGCCTGCAATACGTGATTTCGGTACAGGGTTACGAGTGGGGGCTAGCGGTGCATCAGGTCAGCCGCTCGCTGCGCCTGGACCCGAACGAGATCAAGTGGCGCAGCCATCGAGGGCAGCGGCCATGGTTGGCCGGTACGGTGATCGAACACATGTGCGCCTTGCTGGACGTTTCCGAGTTGGCCGAGTTGATCGCCAGCGGCGGGGCAAAACACCTGGGCGGCACCAAGCCGGTCCAGAAACCGAAATAA
- a CDS encoding ParA family protein: MRVWAVANQKGGVGKTTSSIALAGLLAEAGKRVVIVDLDPHGSMTSYFGYDPDTLEHSNYDLFLHKGTVPEGLPGQLLLSTSDERISLLPSSTALATLERQSPGQSGLGLVIAKTLAQLWQDFDYAIIDSPPLLGLLMVNALAASQQLVIPVQTEHLAVKGLERMVNTLAMVNRSRKQTLAFNIVPTLFDRRTQASLGTLRVLRDMYPDDIWQGYIPVDTRLRDASRAGVTPSQFDGKSRGVLAYRALLKHLLAQQLVPQQVA, translated from the coding sequence ATGAGAGTCTGGGCAGTCGCCAATCAAAAAGGTGGTGTGGGCAAAACCACATCTTCCATCGCTTTAGCCGGATTGCTGGCCGAGGCGGGCAAGCGCGTGGTCATCGTCGATCTGGACCCCCACGGCTCCATGACCAGTTACTTTGGCTACGATCCCGATACCCTGGAACACAGCAATTACGACCTGTTCCTGCATAAGGGCACCGTGCCCGAAGGCTTGCCGGGGCAATTGCTGCTGTCCACCAGCGACGAGCGGATTTCCCTGCTGCCGTCGAGCACCGCCCTGGCCACCCTGGAGCGTCAGTCGCCAGGACAGAGCGGCCTCGGCCTGGTGATCGCCAAGACTCTGGCACAACTGTGGCAGGATTTCGATTACGCGATTATCGACAGCCCGCCGCTGCTGGGGCTGCTCATGGTCAACGCCCTGGCAGCCAGCCAGCAATTGGTGATTCCGGTGCAGACCGAACACTTGGCGGTGAAAGGCCTGGAGCGCATGGTCAATACCCTGGCGATGGTCAACCGTTCGCGCAAGCAAACCCTGGCCTTCAATATCGTGCCGACCCTGTTCGACCGCCGCACCCAGGCGTCCCTGGGGACCCTGCGCGTATTGCGGGACATGTACCCGGACGACATCTGGCAGGGCTACATACCGGTCGATACCCGCCTGCGCGATGCCAGTCGTGCCGGCGTGACCCCTTCACAATTTGATGGCAAGAGCCGTGGTGTGCTGGCCTACCGCGCGCTGCTCAAGCACCTGCTGGCCCAACAACTCGTTCCCCAGCAGGTGGCTTAA
- the motD gene encoding flagellar motor protein MotD, which yields MARRRHTEEHVNHERWLVSYADFITLLFAFFVVMYSISSVNEGKYKVISEALIGVFTDSDRALKPIPIGDERPKSTTPAKPLVKDTDQVDTGIAGGSDPLKSIADDISAAFGDLISSNQMTVRGNELWVEIELNSSLLFGSGDAMPSDLAFNIVDKVAAILKPFDNPIHVEGFTDDQPIRTAQYPTNWELSSARSASIVRMLAMQGVNPGRLASVGYGEFQPVANNATVEGRARNRRVVLVVSRNLDVRRSLTGTGTANAKPDAALKRAGTQTAPAPVKSPGRQSAVNSPSPAL from the coding sequence ATGGCACGTCGCAGGCACACTGAAGAACACGTCAATCATGAACGTTGGCTGGTTTCCTACGCCGACTTCATCACACTGCTGTTTGCCTTTTTCGTGGTCATGTATTCGATCTCGTCGGTCAACGAAGGCAAGTACAAGGTTATTTCCGAGGCGCTGATCGGCGTCTTCACCGACTCCGATCGTGCCCTCAAGCCCATTCCCATCGGCGATGAGCGGCCCAAGAGCACGACCCCGGCCAAGCCGCTGGTCAAGGACACCGATCAGGTCGATACCGGTATCGCCGGCGGCAGCGATCCGTTGAAAAGCATTGCCGATGACATCAGCGCCGCGTTCGGTGACCTGATCAGCTCCAACCAGATGACGGTACGCGGCAACGAACTGTGGGTCGAGATCGAACTCAATTCCAGCCTGTTGTTCGGCAGTGGTGATGCCATGCCCAGCGACCTGGCCTTCAACATCGTCGACAAAGTGGCGGCGATCCTGAAGCCATTCGACAACCCGATCCATGTCGAAGGCTTTACCGACGACCAGCCGATCCGTACCGCGCAGTATCCGACCAACTGGGAGCTGTCTTCGGCCCGTTCGGCGAGCATCGTCCGCATGCTCGCCATGCAGGGCGTGAACCCCGGTCGCCTGGCCTCGGTAGGCTATGGCGAGTTCCAGCCGGTGGCCAACAACGCTACTGTCGAGGGGCGCGCGCGCAACCGGCGAGTGGTGCTGGTGGTGTCGCGCAACCTCGACGTCCGCCGCAGCCTGACGGGTACCGGTACGGCCAATGCAAAACCCGATGCGGCATTGAAGCGTGCTGGCACACAAACTGCACCGGCCCCGGTCAAGTCGCCGGGAAGACAGAGTGCCGTCAATTCTCCGTCACCCGCTTTATAA
- a CDS encoding flagellar motor protein → MDVLSLIGIIMAFVAIIGGNYLEGGHLGALANGPAALIVLGGTVGAALLQSPMSAFKRAMQVLIWILFPPRVDLAGGIDRVVNWSLTARKEGLLGLEGVADAEPDNYSRKGLQLLVDGAEPEAIRSILEVDFYTQESRDIEAAKVFESMGGYAPTIGIIGAVMGLIHVMGNLADPSQLGSGIAVAFVATIYGVASANLVLLPIAAKLKSIALRQSRYREMLLEGILSIAEGENPRSIELKLQGFMD, encoded by the coding sequence ATGGATGTGCTCAGCCTGATTGGCATCATCATGGCGTTCGTCGCCATCATTGGCGGCAACTACCTGGAAGGCGGTCACCTGGGGGCGTTGGCTAACGGCCCGGCCGCCTTGATCGTGCTCGGTGGCACCGTCGGCGCTGCATTGCTGCAGTCGCCGATGAGCGCGTTCAAGCGCGCCATGCAGGTGCTGATCTGGATCCTGTTCCCGCCGCGGGTCGACCTGGCCGGCGGTATCGATCGGGTCGTGAACTGGAGCCTGACCGCTCGCAAGGAAGGCTTGCTGGGCCTGGAAGGGGTGGCCGATGCCGAACCCGACAATTACTCGCGCAAAGGCCTGCAATTGCTGGTGGACGGCGCCGAGCCGGAAGCCATCCGCAGCATCCTGGAGGTGGATTTCTACACCCAGGAGAGCCGTGACATCGAAGCGGCCAAGGTATTCGAAAGCATGGGCGGCTACGCGCCGACCATCGGCATCATCGGTGCGGTGATGGGCTTGATCCATGTCATGGGCAACCTGGCCGATCCGTCGCAACTGGGCAGCGGCATCGCGGTTGCGTTCGTGGCCACGATCTATGGTGTGGCGAGTGCCAACCTGGTGCTGCTGCCGATTGCCGCCAAGCTCAAGTCCATCGCGTTGCGCCAGTCGCGCTATCGCGAAATGCTGCTGGAGGGGATCCTGTCGATCGCCGAAGGCGAGAACCCGCGTTCCATTGAGTTGAAGCTCCAGGGCTTCATGGACTGA
- a CDS encoding protein-glutamate methylesterase/protein-glutamine glutaminase encodes MVVKVLVVDDSGFFRRRVSEILSADTTIQVVGTATNGKEAIDQALALKPDVITMDYEMPMMDGITAVRHIMQRCPTPVLMFSSLTHEGARVTLDALDAGAVDFLPKNFEDISRNPDKVRQLLCEKVHSISRSNRRVSAYSAPTPAPVAAPSPVSTPVSSSSFNPAPVRSAPAPAPARPAPAPASTSSPAPKRKAYKLVAIGTSTGGPVALQRVLTQLPANFPAPIVLIQHMPAAFTKAFAERLDKLCNISVKEAEDGDILRPGLALLAPGGKQMMVDGRGAVKILPGDERLNYKPCVDITFGSAAKSYGDKVLAVVLTGMGADGREGARLLKQGGSAIWAQDEASCVIYGMPMAIVKADLADAVYGLDDIGRHLVEACL; translated from the coding sequence ATGGTAGTTAAAGTCCTGGTGGTGGATGATTCGGGGTTCTTCCGCCGCCGCGTCTCGGAAATTCTTTCGGCTGACACAACGATTCAGGTCGTCGGTACGGCGACCAACGGCAAAGAGGCGATCGATCAGGCGCTGGCCCTCAAGCCAGACGTGATCACCATGGACTACGAGATGCCGATGATGGATGGCATCACGGCAGTGCGACATATCATGCAGCGCTGCCCGACCCCCGTATTGATGTTCTCCTCCCTGACCCATGAAGGCGCCCGGGTGACCCTCGATGCGCTGGACGCCGGGGCGGTGGATTTCCTGCCGAAGAATTTTGAGGACATTTCCCGCAATCCGGACAAGGTCCGGCAATTGTTGTGCGAAAAGGTCCATAGCATTTCCCGCAGCAACCGGCGTGTCTCCGCCTACAGCGCACCGACGCCTGCACCTGTTGCAGCGCCAAGCCCTGTATCGACCCCGGTTTCCTCGAGCAGCTTCAATCCGGCACCGGTGCGCAGCGCTCCGGCCCCCGCGCCTGCTCGCCCGGCGCCGGCACCCGCCAGCACGTCGTCACCGGCACCCAAGCGCAAGGCCTACAAGCTGGTCGCCATCGGTACGTCCACGGGTGGCCCGGTGGCGCTGCAACGGGTCCTGACCCAATTGCCGGCCAATTTCCCGGCCCCCATCGTGCTGATCCAGCACATGCCGGCGGCGTTTACCAAGGCGTTCGCGGAGCGGCTGGACAAGCTGTGCAACATCAGCGTCAAGGAAGCCGAGGATGGCGACATCCTGCGACCGGGCCTGGCGTTGTTGGCCCCTGGTGGCAAGCAGATGATGGTCGACGGCCGCGGCGCGGTGAAAATCCTGCCGGGTGACGAGCGCCTGAACTACAAGCCTTGTGTGGACATCACTTTCGGTTCCGCCGCCAAGTCCTACGGCGACAAGGTTCTGGCGGTGGTGCTCACCGGCATGGGCGCCGACGGTCGCGAAGGCGCGCGCCTGCTCAAGCAGGGCGGCAGCGCGATCTGGGCCCAGGATGAAGCCAGCTGCGTGATCTACGGCATGCCGATGGCGATCGTGAAAGCGGATCTTGCCGACGCGGTGTACGGGTTGGACGATATCGGCAGGCACCTGGTCGAGGCGTGCCTGTAA